One Ricinus communis isolate WT05 ecotype wild-type chromosome 7, ASM1957865v1, whole genome shotgun sequence genomic region harbors:
- the LOC8289458 gene encoding nicotinate phosphoribosyltransferase 1 translates to MEAKANGPVRYRSESSGRVDPTTNPMITPLLTDLYQFTMAYAYWKAGKHQERAVFDLYFRKNPFGGEYTVFAGLDECIRFVANFKFTEDEISFLRQTLPSCEDGFCDYLRGLDCSEVELYAVSEGSVVFPKVPLLRIEGPIAVVQLLETPLLNLVNFASLVATNAARHRSVAGKSKLLLEFGLRRAQGPDGGISASKYSYLGGFDATSNVAAGRLFGIPLRGTHSHAFVSSYMGLDEIVDKTLQSSDGSSSCEDFVSLVQTWLSKIQWSKSLRGVFGETNQSELSAFTSYALAFPNNFLALVDTYDVMRSGIPNFCAVALALNDLGYKAVGIRLDSGDLAYLSSEVRKFFCAIEKEFGVPGFGKTSITASNDLNEETLDALNKQGHEVDAFGIGTYLVTCYAQAALGCVFKLVEINNQPRIKLSEDVSKVSIPCKKRCYRLYGREGYPLVDIMTGENEPSPKVGERILCRHPFNESKRAYVVPQKVEELLKCYWPRNTGKAREDLPPLKDIRERCIKQLEQMRPDHMRRLNPTPYKVSVSAKLYDFIHFLWLNEAPVGELQ, encoded by the exons atggaggCGAAAGCTAATGGTCCGGTTAGATACCGGTCGGAGTCTTCGGGTCGGGTTGATCCTACGACTAACCCGATGATAACGCCTCTATTAACGGATCTCTATCAGTTTACCATGGCTTATGCTTACTGGAAAGCCGGAAAACATCAAGAGCGAGCTGT gtttgatttatattttaggaAGAATCCATTCGGTGGTGAGTATACAGTATTTGCTGGATTAGACGAATGCATTAGGTTTGTTGCTAATTTCAAGTTCACCGAAGATGAGATTTCATTTCTACGCCAAACTTTGCCTTCTTGCgag GATGGCTTCTGCGATTATCTTAGAGGACTTGACTGCTCTGAAGTTGAACTGTATGCTGTTTCAGAGGGCTCAGTTGTCTTTCCAAAGGTTCCTCTACTAAGAATTGAAGGCCCAATTGCT GTGGTTCAATTGCTGGAAACTCCATTACTCAATCTTGTTAATTTTGCATCACTAGTGGCAACAAATGCAGCGAGGCATCGATCTGTTGCTGGAAAATCAAAATTACTACTAGAGTTTGGGCTTCGGCGGGCTCAG GGACCTGATGGTGGAATAAGTGCATCAAAGTACAGCTATCTTGGAGGATTTGATGCAACAAG CAATGTTGCAGCTGGGAGGTTATTTGGGATACCTCTACGTGGAACACATTCCCATGCTTTTGTTAGTTCATACATG GGCCTTGATGAGATTGTAGACAAAACACTCCAGAGCTCTGATGGCTCCAGTAGCTGTGAGGATTTTGTCAGTCTGGTCCAGACATGGTTGAGCAAAATTCAG TGGTCAAAATCATTGCGTGGTGTTTTTGGTGAGACCAATCAAAGTGAGCTCTCAGCTTTCACCTCATACGCCCTGGCCTTCCCCAACAATTTTCTGGCCCTTGTAGACACATACGAT GTCATGCGGAGCGGAATCCCCAACTTTTGTGCTGTTGCCCTAGCACTCAATGATCTGGG CTACAAAGCAGTAGGCATTAGACTGGACTCTGGTGACCTAGCATATTTATCATCTGAGGTCCGGAAGTTCTTTTGTGCCATTGAGAAGGAATTTGGAGTGCCTGGTTTTGGAAAGACAAGTATTACTGCTAGCAATGATCTCAATGAGGAAACTTTAGATGCTTTAAACAAGCAG GGTCATGAAGTGGATGCATTTGGAATAGGCACCTATCTTGTCACTTGCTATGCTCAAGCTGCTTTGGGCTGCGTCTTCAAGCTTGTTGAGATCAACAATCAGCCTCGTATCAAACTTTCAGAAGATGTTTCGAAG GTCTCTATACCATGTAAAAAGCGCTGTTACAGATTATATGGCAGAGAGGGATACCCTCTGGTGGACATCATGACGGGGGAAAATGAACCATCCCCGAAG GTGGGAGAACGGATACTCTGTCGTCATCCTTTTAATGAATCTAAGAGAGCATATGTGGTTCCACAGAAGGTTGAGGAGCTTTTGAAGTGTTATTGGCCTAGGAACACAG GTAAAGCAAGAGAAGATTTGCCTCCTCTTAAGGACATCAGAGAGCGTTGTATCAAGCAGCTCGAGCAAATGCGGCCTGATCATATGAGGAGGCTGAACCCAACACCTTATAAA GTGAGTGTTAGTGCAAAACTGTACGACTTCATCCATTTTCTATGGCTCAATGAGGCGCCTGTTGGGGAGTTGCAATAA